In Lutra lutra chromosome 13, mLutLut1.2, whole genome shotgun sequence, one genomic interval encodes:
- the GCNT1 gene encoding beta-1,3-galactosyl-O-glycosyl-glycoprotein beta-1,6-N-acetylglucosaminyltransferase → MLRKLLRRRLFSYPTKYLFLLLVFSLVTFSILRIHQKPEFVSVGHLELVGENPSSNINCTKVLQGDVEEIEKVQLEILTVKFRQRPRRTASDYINMTRDCHAFIKARKYITQPFSKEEAEFPIAYSIVVHHKIEMLDRLLRAIYAPQNFYCIHVDKKSEESFLAAVLGIASCFSNVFVASQLESVVYASWSRVQADLNCMQDLYRMRADWKYLINLCGMDFPIKTNLEIVRKLKSLMGENNLETERMPSNKKERWKKHYTVVHGKLTNTGTDKMQPPLETPLFSGSAYFVVSRKYVEYVLENEKIQKFMEWAKDTYSPDEYLWATIQRIPDVPGSLSLSQKYDMSDMHAIARFVKWQYFEGDVSKGAPYPPCSGVHVRSVCVFGAGDLNWMLRKHHLFANKFDTDVDLFAIQCLDEHLRHKALETLKH, encoded by the coding sequence ATGCTGAGAAAGTTGCTGCGGAGGAGACTTTTCTCTTATCCCACTAAATACCTCTTCCTGCTTCTCGTTTTTTCCCTGGTCACCTTCTCCATTTTAAGAATTCACCAGAAGCCTGAATTTGTAAGTGTTGGACATTTGGAGCTGGTTGGAGAGAATCCTAGTAGTAATATTAATTGTACCAAAGTTTTACAGGGGGATgtagaagaaattgaaaaggtACAGCTTGAAATTCTAACGGTGAAGTTTAGGCAGCGCCCTCGGAGGACAGCCAGTGACTATATAAACATGACCAGAGATTGTCACGCTTTCATCAAGGCGCGCAAATACATCACGCAGCCCTTTAGTAAAGAAGAGGCAGAATTTCCCATCGCATATTCTATAGTGGTCCATCACAAAATTGAAATGCTTGACAGGCTCCTGAGGGCCATCTATGCGCCCCAGAATTTCTACTGCATTCACGTGGACAAAAAATCAGAGGAGTCCTTCTTGGCCGCGGTGCTGGGCATCGCGTCCTGCTTCAGTAATGTCTTTGTGGCCAGTCAGCTGGAGAGTGTCGTGTACGCCTCGTGGAGCCGGGTTCAGGCCGACCTCAACTGCATGCAGGACCTCTACAGGATGAGGGCGGACTGGAAGTACTTGATAAATCTCTGCGGTATGGATTTTCCTATTAAAACCAACTTGGAAATTGTCCGGAAGCTCAAGTCACTAATGGGTGAAAACAACCTAGAAACCGAGAGGATGCCatccaacaaaaaagaaaggtggaAAAAGCATTATACGGTTGTTCACGGAAAGCTGACGAACACGGGGACCGACAAAATGCAGCCCCCTCTTGAAACTCCCCTGTTCTCAGGCAGTGCCTATTTTGTGGTCAGTAGGAAGTACGTGGAGTACGTGCTAGAGAACGAAAAAATCCAAAAGTTTATGGAGTGGGCAAAAGACACCTACAGCCCGGATGAGTATCTCTGGGCCACCATTCAGAGGATCCCAGATGTCCCGGGCTCCCTGTCCTTAAGCCAGAAGTACGACATGTCTGACATGCACGCGATTGCGAGGTTTGTCAAATGGCAGTACTTCGAGGGTGATGTTTCCAAGGGTGCCCCGTACCCACCCTGCAGTGGCGTCCACGTGCGTTCCGTGTGCGTGTTCGGAGCAGGTGACTTGAACTGGATGCTCCGCAAGCACCACTTGTTTGCCAACAAGTTCGACACGGACGTTGACCTCTTTGCCATCCAGTGTTTGGATGAGCACCTGAGGCATAAAGCCTTGGAGACGTTAAAACACTGA